Genomic window (Acidobacteriota bacterium):
GCAAGGATTTTTGTTGTGGATGCGGCGAAACGGCTTTCGGGTCGTACAGAAGGAACTGAAAACGTTCTATGACGGCACTCGAAAGGCCAATCTCGATGTCGAGATCGCGGTCGATATGCTTTCCCTGGCCGGACGTTATGACACCGCGGTTTTGGTATCGGGAGATGAGGATTTCGTTTATGCGATCAACGCCGTCGCGTACAAGGGCTGCCGTGTCGAAGTCGCCGGCTTTCGGTCGAACACGGCGCCGCGGTTGATCGATGTCGCCGATTTCTTTATCGATCTCGGGGATATCGCGGAGCTTGTTCGAAAGGACGCAACGCAAGGCGGACATTACGATGTTCCGAGTTTTGTCCCGCCGGAGCCGGTCGGCCAAACCACGCCGCCGCGCGGCCGTGCCAACGAGAGTTTTGCCCGCATCAACAACGAGATAAATTACCAGCAGAGCTTTGCCGACGAGGAAACCGAGAACGACCTCGTCCGGGTTTCCGACGACAAATAGAAGGGCGTTTACGTTTTGAACTTTGGCCTTTGATCTTTGATTTTGGTCCAGAGTCTAAAATCTAAAATCCAAAATCCAAAATCGCTATGCGTCTCGACCTTTTCCTCAAAATCAGCCGTTTGATGGCCCGCCGTTCGCTGGCGCAGGAGTTTTGCGATGCCGGTTTGATCGCGGTCAACGGACAGACGGCGAAGTCGTCGAAAGACCTACATCCCGGTGACGAGATCGAGGTACGGCGCCGCGATCGGATCACGCGCCTTAAGATTCTCATCGTTCCGGACAAGAAACAGATCGCGAAGTCTGACGCTTCGGGGCTCTACGAGATCCTGTCCGAAACCGCCGTGGATCCGGGTTTGTAAGTGACGGACGGCGACCGATCATTTTTCCGTTTCGGGCTTTAAGAGAAACAATCCCAGCAGATAAAAGATCACTGTAAAAAATTGAATGTAACCGGTCGCGGCGGCGTATCTCGGCAGGCTGAACAGCCACGTGACGCTTTCCTTTCCCGGATTCGCCATGATCCCCTGCCACCAACTTTCCGTCGCGGGTGCGGTTAAATTGAGCAGAATCAAATATTTGACGACGAACGCGAGTCCAAAGAGCGCGCCCAGGCTGCGGATCAGCCGGCGGGTGTCGAACTCGGCGAAAAGGTTGTTCCAAAGCGTCCAGAAGAAACAGAACGCGACGACCCAGAACGGAAGTCCGAGTTCCGGAAGCAGCGAGTTGAAGATCTGGACCGACGCCGCGAACAACGAAACGACGACCGCGCCGTTGGCAACATTCTTGAGGGTCGAAAAATCTTCCGAAAACCACCCGTCGAGCCGCAAGAGCCCGGCGCGAAAAAACAAGACCAGCAGGATGGCTGCCGAGATCAGGCAAAACAGCGCCGGCCTCACAAAAATGAAATCGCTCTTTTCCGAGCCGATCCGCAATCCTCCGAGCAGCGCGACCGTCAGAAAGAGAAATGGAATCAAGAGATATGTCCGCTGGTCGTGGATATTCGATGTTCGATTCCGTGATTGCGATGCGCCGGCGACCGGAACAAGTTCGCCTTCGATGATCTCGATTTCAAGGGATTCATTGGTCATTTTCGTTCTCGCGTCAGTTTGAAAGGATTGAAATCATCGGCCGTCAGGCGGAGTCCGTCCTCGAATTCACTCTTGAGTTCGGCCGCAGTACGGAGTTTCAGGTCGCCGTCGTCGGACTTGAAGTCGCGGTCGAGTTCGACCACTTTTTCGACCTCGGCGAGTCCTTTCTTGAAAAGTTCGTCGTCGCTGTAGACCTTTCCGAATCCTTGTCGATAGTAGCTGTAAGCGATGTAGAACTGCGTCCGGGCATCGCGGCGTTCGGGGTCGGCGCGAAGAAACCCGTCGCGCGCCGCAACGAAATTGTCCCGCCGAAACTCGCCGAGGGCCGCCGTGAACCTGGTTTGGTCGACTTCGTATGTGCCAAGCACGACGCCGCCTTTGGTCGTCAGATTCTCGACCGTTTCGCGCGCCTTGGTCGACATCTGCCCGAGATCCTTGGGCGCCGCCGCGTAGATCCAAATGACGAACACCCCATATACGGCGACGAGAATTATCCCGAAAGTCTGGATTAGCTTTTCATTCATTGTTACAATCGACCCAACCTCGGATGTCGGTTTTCCGCGATCCGATTCAATTATCAAGCGGGCGCGGATTTTTGTCTATGAAGAAGTTTTTCCCGTTGCTTTGCCTTTTGCTCGCCGCTTGCTCGACGGCGCAGGTCCTGACCGACAACAAGACGGTCTCGCCGACACCGGAACGGATCGAAAAGACGACGAATCCGGGACGCGTCGTTCACGTTCTCGTTGCTCTTTGCGATAACGAGTTTCAAGGAATCGTTCCCGTCCCGGCCCATCTCGGCAACGGCGAGGACCCGGAAAGGAATCTCTATTGGGGCGCGGCGTTTGGGGTGAAGACCTTTTTTTCCAAATCGAAGAAATGGAAACTGATCGAATCGATCGCAAACCCCTCGGAAAACGTTCTGGAACGGCTCGTTTTCAAACGTCGGGACGCGAACGTTTATCTCGTCGCCGATGCCTACCGCGGCAGCCGGATGAGGCAAACGATCGATGCCTTTTTAGATGCGGTTTCCGGGAAGAACCGCGAGAACATAAAGGTCGATGACACATCCTTGCAGATCGCCGGCGGGAGCGATCTCGTTGCGTTTGTGGGCCACAACGGCTTGATGGATTTCAAACTCGATCGGCAGATCGAGAACTCGGATGGGACTTCTCGCGATGCGGTCGTTCTCGCTTGCGCGAGTCGGAGTTATTTTTTCCAACCGCTCAAAGATGCCGGTGCAAATCCGCTGCTTTGGACAACCAATCTGATGGCGCCCGAAGCGTATATTCTGCACGACGCGCTCGACGGTTGGGTTTTGAACGAAAAACCGGAGCAGATCCGCGAACGCGCCGCCGCGGCCTACGCGAGGTTTCAGAAAATCAGTCTGAAAGCGGCAAAGAACCTTCTGGTTATGGGATTCTGAGGATTCAACGGAATAACGTTCTAGCCAATCCAGCTTTTGGTGACCGGGTTGAATGAGACAAATCGTCTTTTTTTCACGGGTTAACTCAGATAGACTTAATATTACGGAAATGCCGGATCGCAGTTCTTATTTCGGAGCAGTTGAAAGCGGATGAATGATGATTGACAGAACACTTCTGAACACAGATCGGTTTTCAAGTCGGCTTTATCCACTCATCTGTGTTAATTCGTGAACGAAAGGCGGTTGGAAATTAATGTGGAATCTGGAATCGGGAACTTTGAAAAACCTGCTTGATTGAAGCGACAGGCCGTTCTTGACAGAACACGGATGGGTCGGGATGAAAACGATGATTTGAGACCAATTCGGCGCCATCACGGTCGAAAAAATACATGATCTCATCCCGCCGATCCGTGTTCATCTGTGGTTAAACTGCCGCCGATTTCCTTCAAGCCTGTATTTCAAAGCTCCCGAATCTGGAATCTGGAGTCTGGAATTTGATCGAGGCCGAAATTATGAAACCTATCTTATTCTTACTGCTTACAATCTTCGCAACGGCGGCCTTCGCCCAGGAACGCTGGACCGGACGATACGAATTTGAGGAACTCGGCGGCAAGACCTCCGGCGGCACGGCGATCATCGTCAATCACGAGCTCGAGATCACAGATTCGGACGACGGATTGATCGCTTTGATCCGCGGCACGGGCTTTCAGACGTCGCGCGACCTTGTCGGCAACGCGCGCGTCGAGGGCGAGAAATTGCTGATCTATTTCAATTCGTACAACGAGGACAACGTTCTCGAACCGTATGCGGAAGGCGATCTGCTCCTGACGCTCGAGCGCCGCAAGGGCGAACTTCTCACATTCTGGGGAAAGTACCTGCCGGTCGTTCAGAAGAACGAAAAGACCGGAAAGGTCTATTTCACGAAAGTGAAGATCGTTGAAGAATAGCGCGGTTTGGGATTCGAGCTTTGAGCTTTGAGCTTTGAGCTTTGAGCTTTGAGCTTTGAATCTGAAATATCTGGAATCTTGAATATCTGGAATCTTGAATATCTGGAATCTTGAATATCTGGAATCTTGAATCTCTGGAATCTTGAATCTCTGGAATCTTGAATCTCTGGAATCTGGAATCTCTGGAATCTTGAATCTCTGGAATCTGGAATATCTTGAATATCTGGAATCTTGAATCTCTGGAATCTTGAATCTCTGGAATCTGGAATATCTGGAATATCTGGAATCTTGAATCTCTGGAATCTGGAATATCTGGAATCTGGAATATCTGGAATCTTGAATCTCTGGAATCTTGAATCCGCCGCGCCCGTGATTTTGACGGCGAAAAGTGCGAAAATAATGTTGATGTCAGCCGTTGCGCCTCAAGTCGATAAACCGGAAGTTTTGCCCGGCGGTCATCTTTTGTT
Coding sequences:
- a CDS encoding NYN domain-containing protein — encoded protein: MQFDTTTSSSWQFGHRGRVAVFIDGNNLFHAARFHNIDIDYNKLLRVLLGDGRLLRAFFYTGVDAGAERQQGFLLWMRRNGFRVVQKELKTFYDGTRKANLDVEIAVDMLSLAGRYDTAVLVSGDEDFVYAINAVAYKGCRVEVAGFRSNTAPRLIDVADFFIDLGDIAELVRKDATQGGHYDVPSFVPPEPVGQTTPPRGRANESFARINNEINYQQSFADEETENDLVRVSDDK
- a CDS encoding RNA-binding S4 domain-containing protein, whose translation is MRLDLFLKISRLMARRSLAQEFCDAGLIAVNGQTAKSSKDLHPGDEIEVRRRDRITRLKILIVPDKKQIAKSDASGLYEILSETAVDPGL